One Vibrio gazogenes genomic region harbors:
- a CDS encoding acyl-CoA thioesterase, whose protein sequence is MTNNKRELTLRFLAEPSDVNFGGKVHGGAVMKWIDLAAYACSAAWSGKYCITAYAGGIRFVAPILVGNLVEVTAKIVYTGRTSMHVAIDVQASDPKLQENRLTTHCIVIMVAVDEHGKPSAVPEWIPSTPEDIALRESAIRLMNMRQEIGEEMEAHVQYLK, encoded by the coding sequence ATGACAAATAATAAAAGAGAGCTCACACTACGTTTTCTGGCTGAGCCCAGCGATGTAAATTTCGGCGGTAAAGTTCACGGGGGTGCAGTGATGAAGTGGATCGACTTAGCCGCTTATGCCTGCTCTGCGGCTTGGAGTGGGAAATACTGCATTACAGCTTATGCTGGCGGTATCCGGTTTGTTGCCCCGATTTTGGTCGGTAACCTCGTCGAAGTAACCGCCAAAATCGTCTACACGGGGCGAACATCCATGCATGTCGCAATCGACGTTCAGGCGAGTGACCCGAAGTTGCAAGAAAATCGACTGACCACACACTGTATTGTGATTATGGTTGCGGTCGATGAACATGGAAAACCAAGCGCGGTACCGGAGTGGATCCCATCTACCCCTGAAGATATTGCGCTCAGAGAATCAGCAATTCGTTTAATGAATATGCGTCAAGAAATCGGTGAAGAAATGGAAGCCCATGTTCAATATCTGAAATAA
- a CDS encoding 6-phospho-beta-glucosidase, with protein sequence MNNKLKVVVIGGGSSYTPELIEGLLHRYHELPVAELWLVDIEDGKEKVKIIAELAQRMIKRKGVNIDVKVTLDRRLALENADFVCSQFRAGCLDGRIRDERISLKYGMIGQETNGLGGFANACRTIPITLEICKEMEELCPDAWLLNFTNPSGMVTEAVLKYTNIKAIGLCNVPVIMEKGIAQLIGAGEGEFIMQVAGLNHMIWVRKILHQGTDKLNMVMDEILNGNDPLVPSNIPPFDWPKDLLKDMGMIPCGYLRYYYISDDIMKQEQAEADGEGTRGEVVKAMEKRLFDIYKNPDLAEKPKELEQRGGQYYSDAACELMASIYNDKRTVMHVNTRNHGAISGLPDDCAVEVSSVITKSGPLPLNVEPFPEDTLRLIQLMKTFETLTVEAAVEGDLVAAKRGLILNPIVNTGTILDEALQETVQENLDYMPQFRWMFTSDSVSNH encoded by the coding sequence ATGAATAACAAATTAAAAGTTGTCGTGATTGGTGGCGGTTCAAGTTATACACCAGAATTAATCGAAGGTCTGCTGCATCGTTATCATGAACTGCCAGTTGCTGAACTATGGCTGGTTGACATCGAAGACGGCAAAGAGAAAGTAAAAATTATTGCTGAATTAGCGCAACGCATGATTAAACGTAAGGGAGTCAATATCGACGTGAAAGTCACACTTGATCGTCGTCTTGCGTTGGAAAATGCAGATTTTGTCTGTTCACAATTTAGAGCAGGTTGCCTTGATGGTCGAATTCGTGATGAACGAATTTCTTTAAAGTACGGCATGATCGGGCAAGAAACCAATGGCCTCGGTGGTTTTGCGAATGCATGTCGGACAATTCCAATTACTTTAGAAATCTGTAAAGAGATGGAAGAACTTTGTCCCGATGCATGGTTACTGAATTTCACCAATCCATCAGGCATGGTCACAGAAGCTGTATTGAAATATACCAATATTAAAGCCATCGGTTTATGTAATGTCCCTGTCATTATGGAGAAAGGTATTGCACAACTAATTGGTGCCGGTGAAGGCGAGTTTATTATGCAAGTCGCTGGTCTCAACCATATGATTTGGGTGCGTAAAATATTGCATCAAGGAACGGACAAATTAAATATGGTAATGGATGAAATTTTAAACGGGAATGATCCGTTAGTTCCGTCAAATATCCCGCCATTTGATTGGCCTAAAGATCTATTGAAAGATATGGGCATGATCCCTTGTGGTTATTTGCGTTATTACTACATCAGTGACGACATCATGAAGCAAGAACAAGCAGAAGCTGATGGTGAGGGGACACGTGGTGAAGTGGTCAAAGCCATGGAAAAACGCTTGTTTGATATTTATAAGAATCCGGATTTGGCAGAGAAACCCAAAGAATTGGAACAGCGTGGCGGTCAATATTATTCAGACGCTGCATGTGAGCTGATGGCTTCCATTTACAATGACAAGCGAACAGTCATGCATGTCAATACACGCAATCATGGTGCGATTAGTGGTTTACCGGATGATTGCGCTGTAGAAGTGAGTTCTGTCATTACTAAAAGTGGCCCGCTCCCCTTGAATGTTGAACCATTTCCGGAGGATACATTACGTCTGATTCAATTGATGAAAACGTTTGAAACTCTCACGGTTGAAGCCGCAGTGGAAGGTGATTTGGTTGCTGCGAAACGAGGACTCATCCTCAATCCTATTGTGAATACCGGTACGATCTTAGATGAAGCCCTGCAAGAGACCGTTCAAGAAAACTTAGATTATATGCCTCAGTTTCGTTGGATGTTTACATCAGATTCGGTGAGCAACCACTAA
- a CDS encoding organic hydroperoxide resistance protein, with the protein MELLYTAQVTTTGGRDGKSVSDDNKLQLNLSTPKALGGAGGEGTNPEQLFAAGYSACFIGALKFVAMQNKIKLSEDLDVTAKVSIGQNAAGVGFALDVELHVSLPELDRSVAQTLLEKAHQVCPYSNATRGNIRVELVLV; encoded by the coding sequence ATGGAACTTTTATATACAGCACAAGTAACAACCACGGGTGGACGTGATGGAAAATCCGTTTCTGATGATAATAAATTACAACTGAATTTGAGTACTCCCAAAGCATTGGGCGGTGCTGGTGGTGAAGGGACAAACCCAGAGCAGCTTTTCGCCGCGGGTTATTCAGCATGTTTTATCGGCGCGCTGAAGTTTGTTGCAATGCAGAACAAGATTAAATTATCTGAAGATCTGGATGTGACGGCAAAAGTCAGTATTGGTCAGAACGCGGCAGGTGTTGGTTTTGCACTTGATGTCGAGCTGCATGTTTCCCTGCCGGAACTTGATCGCAGTGTCGCACAGACGTTGCTGGAAAAAGCTCACCAAGTGTGCCCATACTCAAATGCCACACGCGGTAATATCAGAGTCGAATTAGTGCTGGTATAA
- the speG gene encoding spermidine N1-acetyltransferase, which produces MKSELHLRALERQDLRFIHNLNNNRNIMSYWFEEPYESFDELEELYNKHIHDNAERRFVVENENKQLIGLVELIEINYIHRSAEFQIIITPEYQGRGYALDLINKALDYSFTILNLHKIYLHVAINNEVAIYLYRKAGFIEEGHLIEEFFINGRYQDVKRMYILQHDYLSKTKALSDLSE; this is translated from the coding sequence ATGAAAAGTGAACTTCACCTGCGGGCATTGGAACGTCAGGATCTCCGTTTTATTCATAATCTTAATAATAATAGAAATATCATGTCATATTGGTTTGAAGAACCGTATGAATCCTTTGATGAACTTGAAGAGTTGTATAACAAACATATTCACGACAATGCAGAAAGACGTTTTGTCGTAGAAAATGAGAATAAACAGCTGATTGGTCTGGTTGAGTTAATTGAAATCAACTACATCCACAGAAGCGCTGAGTTTCAGATCATTATTACCCCTGAATATCAGGGAAGAGGTTATGCCTTAGATCTCATCAACAAAGCATTGGATTACTCATTTACCATTCTCAATCTGCACAAAATTTACCTACACGTTGCTATCAACAATGAAGTGGCGATTTATCTGTATCGTAAAGCCGGTTTTATTGAAGAAGGGCATCTGATTGAAGAGTTCTTTATTAATGGACGCTATCAGGATGTCAAACGGATGTATATTTTACAACATGACTATCTGAGCAAGACCAAAGCACTCTCAGATTTGTCAGAATAA
- a CDS encoding LysR substrate-binding domain-containing protein, which translates to MANKQNILANLYTFSVVAKFLSFTLAAEELCLTQGAVSQRIKKLEADLGFTLFVRLTRKLELTEDGQRMLRTLTSSLSHIFTEVDDIRFNELRGELYIGIAPTFAHLWLVPKMAEFQRLYPYLDVKMRVKASKLDFHHQPVDIAIYYGNETHPDFYHIRLFDEYLVPVCTPEYAQRLNLYESEARLKEATFLHCTESLEFLSPLSEWQHWLNATGRSASILKHKYVFNHEELTMVAARNSMGIALGRYHTIQSYLESGALVSLFERVPSGYGYDLICPKGHETRPKLQAFLNWIKKYIECYHTDNN; encoded by the coding sequence ATGGCAAACAAGCAAAATATCTTAGCGAACCTTTATACTTTCAGCGTTGTGGCAAAGTTTTTAAGTTTCACACTTGCCGCTGAAGAATTGTGCCTGACTCAGGGAGCCGTCAGCCAAAGAATTAAAAAGCTTGAAGCAGATCTTGGTTTCACACTTTTTGTTCGTCTCACAAGAAAACTCGAGCTGACTGAAGATGGTCAGCGGATGCTCAGAACCCTGACCTCCTCCCTGTCACATATCTTCACCGAAGTTGACGATATTCGTTTCAATGAATTAAGGGGAGAATTGTATATTGGGATCGCACCGACATTTGCTCATCTATGGTTAGTCCCTAAAATGGCTGAATTTCAACGTTTATATCCTTATCTGGATGTAAAGATGCGGGTCAAGGCAAGTAAACTGGACTTTCATCATCAACCGGTTGATATCGCAATCTATTATGGTAATGAAACCCATCCTGATTTTTATCACATCCGGCTATTTGATGAATACTTGGTTCCTGTATGTACCCCGGAATATGCTCAACGTCTGAATTTATATGAAAGTGAAGCGCGCCTGAAAGAAGCGACGTTTCTGCATTGCACAGAGTCGTTAGAATTTTTATCGCCCTTAAGTGAATGGCAGCATTGGTTAAATGCGACGGGCAGAAGCGCCAGTATTTTAAAACATAAGTATGTATTTAATCATGAAGAACTAACGATGGTTGCCGCTCGAAATTCAATGGGTATTGCCTTAGGTCGCTACCATACCATTCAATCGTACCTTGAAAGTGGTGCCTTGGTTTCACTATTTGAACGGGTTCCCTCAGGGTACGGTTATGATTTAATTTGTCCGAAAGGCCATGAAACACGGCCTAAATTACAGGCTTTTTTAAATTGGATCAAAAAATATATTGAATGTTATCACACTGATAATAATTAA
- a CDS encoding M35 family metallo-endopeptidase: MNKATNLLLSAIVGSMSSLAYAHSLDVTVTPLNQSYGEGSDVKVELSITNNGQDDIDVLDWYLINHSKLQKNAFTVTVDGEAVTYTGPIVKRPAPTAKDYMTLSAGQTVTQTVDLSAFYDMTREGTYSVQFNVTAMDLIKSETQSKLQAEDQVQTLSSNDVSFWVEGVHPKVATINESELNVAELRGGISYLGNCSNSQKSQISSAVSAARSMSGSAYNYYQSGSVTSRYTTWFGSYSSGRYNTVKGHFQKITDALQNKTVTADCYCEGSLSNAYAYVYPNQPYRIHLCNAFWSAPTTGTDSKAGTLIHEMSHFTVNGGTDDIAYGQYNARRLAQSSPNQAVNNADSHEYFAENNPQL, translated from the coding sequence ATGAATAAGGCAACAAATTTATTGTTGAGTGCAATTGTAGGAAGTATGTCATCTCTGGCTTATGCTCACTCTTTGGATGTCACCGTTACCCCTTTAAATCAATCTTATGGTGAAGGTAGTGATGTTAAAGTTGAACTAAGCATTACGAACAATGGGCAGGATGATATCGATGTACTCGATTGGTATCTCATCAATCACAGCAAACTTCAGAAAAATGCTTTCACCGTCACAGTCGATGGAGAAGCCGTCACCTATACAGGCCCAATCGTTAAACGCCCCGCCCCAACAGCTAAAGATTATATGACCTTGTCTGCCGGACAGACGGTTACCCAAACGGTCGATCTGTCTGCTTTCTATGACATGACTCGTGAAGGAACCTATAGCGTTCAGTTTAATGTCACCGCGATGGATTTAATTAAGTCTGAAACGCAATCGAAACTGCAAGCCGAAGATCAAGTTCAGACACTCAGCTCAAATGATGTCAGTTTCTGGGTTGAGGGCGTTCACCCAAAGGTCGCGACCATCAATGAGTCAGAACTCAATGTCGCTGAATTGAGAGGCGGAATCAGCTATCTCGGCAATTGCTCAAATAGCCAGAAAAGTCAAATCAGTTCAGCCGTGAGCGCAGCACGCAGCATGTCCGGTTCAGCGTATAACTACTATCAGTCCGGTTCAGTAACGTCTCGCTATACCACTTGGTTTGGTTCTTATTCAAGTGGTCGTTACAATACCGTCAAAGGACATTTCCAAAAGATCACCGACGCACTGCAAAACAAAACGGTTACCGCTGATTGTTATTGTGAGGGCAGTCTTTCCAATGCATATGCTTACGTTTATCCGAATCAACCCTACCGTATCCACTTATGCAATGCCTTTTGGTCAGCTCCGACGACAGGCACCGACTCAAAAGCCGGTACTCTGATTCATGAAATGAGCCATTTCACGGTCAATGGTGGTACGGACGATATTGCTTACGGACAATATAATGCACGTCGTCTGGCCCAATCATCACCAAATCAGGCCGTCAATAACGCAGATTCTCATGAATACTTTGCGGAGAATAACCCTCAGTTATAA
- a CDS encoding MarR family winged helix-turn-helix transcriptional regulator: protein MADNNALLLDNQLCFALYSTSLAMTQMYKPLLEPLGLTYPQYLVLLILWEQDGIGLKDIGERLGQKSGALTPVIKRMEQEGLVNRTRQLHDERSLDVRLTPKGQQLKEEAVKISQCLLESCGIPSRELLDMKEKIIMLRDNLLKNQPS, encoded by the coding sequence ATGGCCGATAATAATGCTCTATTGCTAGATAACCAACTATGTTTTGCTCTTTATTCAACCTCTTTGGCGATGACGCAGATGTATAAACCGTTACTTGAGCCTTTGGGGCTTACGTATCCGCAATACCTCGTGTTATTGATTCTCTGGGAGCAAGATGGTATCGGTCTTAAAGATATTGGTGAGCGATTAGGACAGAAATCCGGTGCGCTAACACCGGTGATTAAGCGGATGGAGCAAGAGGGGTTGGTGAATCGTACGCGACAGCTACATGACGAACGTTCATTGGATGTCCGCCTGACACCGAAAGGGCAGCAGCTCAAAGAGGAAGCGGTAAAAATTAGTCAGTGCTTGCTTGAGTCCTGTGGTATACCCAGTCGAGAGTTGCTTGATATGAAAGAAAAAATCATTATGTTGAGAGATAACTTACTCAAGAATCAGCCGTCGTAA
- a CDS encoding type III PLP-dependent enzyme — protein sequence MAHAHSVLNFQSFAARALSVDDVRLIESSVSQFGAPLLMLDCETIRQQYRALNHALPNVTLHFALKPLPHPVVVRTLLDEGASFDLATSGEVELVAQEGVPAERTIHTHPIKRDADIRDALAYGCSVFVVDNLNELAKFKPYKDEVELLVRLSFRNAEAFADLSKKFGCSPEQALTIIETARAWNIRIKGLSFHVGSQTVDPQKYVDAIRACKTVMEEVVARGLPALSTLDIGGGFPVSYTKQVMLIEQFCMPIHAALNELPETIQVLAEPGRFIVAQAVMSVASVMGQAEREGQMWYYLDDGIYGSFSGLMFDDAQYPLVTLKEGGDLLPSVLAGPTCDSIDVIAEDIMLPRLENGDLIVGCMMGAYTSATATDFNFFKRAQTIVLNEDAFHEQAVNGERLIG from the coding sequence ATGGCTCACGCCCATTCTGTATTAAATTTTCAATCTTTTGCTGCTAGAGCGCTTTCTGTTGATGACGTTCGTTTAATTGAATCGTCCGTGTCACAATTCGGTGCGCCACTACTGATGTTAGATTGCGAGACAATTCGTCAGCAATATCGCGCACTGAATCATGCTTTACCGAATGTCACACTTCATTTTGCATTGAAACCACTGCCGCATCCGGTCGTCGTCAGAACTTTGCTCGACGAAGGGGCAAGCTTTGATCTGGCTACCAGTGGTGAAGTTGAACTGGTAGCCCAAGAAGGTGTGCCTGCTGAACGCACTATCCATACTCATCCGATCAAACGTGATGCGGATATTCGTGATGCATTAGCATATGGCTGTTCTGTCTTTGTGGTAGATAACCTGAATGAGTTGGCAAAGTTCAAACCTTATAAGGATGAGGTGGAATTGCTGGTACGTTTGAGTTTTCGGAACGCAGAAGCCTTTGCGGATCTATCGAAGAAATTCGGTTGTTCTCCCGAGCAGGCTCTGACCATCATTGAAACGGCCCGGGCATGGAATATTCGGATTAAAGGTCTCTCTTTCCATGTTGGTTCTCAGACGGTTGACCCACAAAAGTATGTTGATGCGATCCGGGCGTGTAAAACCGTGATGGAAGAGGTTGTTGCGCGCGGATTACCTGCGCTGAGCACATTGGATATCGGTGGTGGTTTCCCTGTCAGTTATACAAAACAGGTGATGCTGATTGAGCAATTTTGTATGCCGATTCATGCAGCGTTGAACGAGTTACCGGAAACGATTCAGGTTCTGGCTGAGCCCGGACGTTTTATCGTGGCGCAGGCTGTCATGAGTGTTGCCTCCGTTATGGGGCAGGCAGAAAGGGAAGGTCAAATGTGGTACTACCTTGATGATGGTATCTACGGTTCTTTCAGTGGGTTGATGTTCGATGATGCACAGTATCCGTTGGTGACGTTGAAAGAAGGTGGTGATTTGTTGCCGAGTGTTTTGGCCGGGCCTACTTGTGACAGCATTGATGTCATCGCTGAAGACATTATGTTGCCTCGGCTGGAGAATGGTGACCTCATTGTCGGTTGTATGATGGGGGCTTACACCAGCGCTACTGCAACGGATTTTAATTTCTTCAAGCGCGCCCAAACTATTGTGTTGAATGAAGATGCGTTTCATGAACAAGCAGTGAATGGAGAACGTCTCATCGGCTAA
- the trxC gene encoding thioredoxin TrxC has product MTSIKTRCPSCHAMNRVPIERISESSVCGKCKHFLLDGLPVEGTVDNFQSILNSDIPVVVDFWAPWCNPCVGFAPVFEQTAQERVQSVRFIKVDTEAQQTLAAQFQIRSIPTVMVFHRGQRLNMINGALPYSQFNAWLDESLKGV; this is encoded by the coding sequence ATGACCAGTATTAAAACCCGCTGCCCATCATGCCACGCGATGAATCGCGTTCCCATCGAGCGTATTTCTGAGTCCTCTGTATGCGGCAAGTGTAAACATTTCCTCCTTGACGGCTTACCTGTTGAAGGAACAGTCGATAATTTTCAATCTATTTTGAACAGCGACATCCCTGTGGTCGTTGATTTTTGGGCACCATGGTGTAACCCGTGTGTCGGATTTGCGCCAGTGTTTGAACAAACGGCACAAGAGCGTGTACAGAGCGTTCGGTTTATCAAGGTCGATACTGAAGCTCAACAAACCTTGGCTGCACAATTTCAGATTCGCAGTATTCCAACAGTGATGGTTTTTCATCGAGGGCAACGGCTCAATATGATTAATGGTGCACTGCCTTATTCGCAATTTAATGCATGGCTGGATGAGTCGCTGAAAGGTGTGTAG
- a CDS encoding STAS/SEC14 domain-containing protein: MAYKKHGLTIGLERVDHEFFVSIKAVGTLTHHDYEMITPLLDAALVKVNTPKVDVFFDASELEGWDLRAAWDDFKLGLQHGADFNKVALYGHQEWQALAAKVGSWFISGEIRYFDDHDEAIRWLQD, from the coding sequence ATGGCGTATAAAAAACATGGTCTCACTATTGGTCTTGAACGGGTCGATCACGAATTTTTTGTATCGATTAAAGCCGTCGGGACGTTAACTCATCACGACTACGAGATGATCACACCTCTTTTGGATGCGGCACTGGTGAAGGTTAACACACCGAAAGTCGATGTGTTTTTTGATGCCTCTGAGCTGGAAGGGTGGGATCTTCGGGCTGCATGGGATGATTTCAAACTGGGTCTGCAACATGGTGCTGACTTTAATAAAGTGGCGCTCTATGGCCATCAGGAATGGCAAGCCCTTGCTGCAAAAGTCGGGAGTTGGTTTATCTCCGGAGAGATCCGTTATTTCGATGATCATGATGAAGCGATTCGATGGTTACAGGATTAA
- the ppiC gene encoding peptidylprolyl isomerase PpiC, which translates to MARTAAALHILVKHQNQAEDILQQLKKGAKFQTLARKYSLCPSGKKGGDLGEFRQGQMVPAFDKACFRGEVLKPQIVKTKFGWHVIKVLYRT; encoded by the coding sequence ATGGCAAGAACAGCAGCAGCGTTGCATATTTTGGTGAAACATCAGAACCAGGCTGAAGACATTCTACAGCAGCTTAAAAAAGGTGCTAAATTTCAAACGCTTGCTCGAAAGTACTCTTTGTGTCCTTCCGGCAAGAAAGGGGGGGATTTGGGGGAGTTTCGTCAGGGGCAAATGGTGCCCGCATTTGACAAAGCTTGTTTCCGTGGGGAAGTGCTCAAACCTCAGATTGTCAAAACCAAATTTGGCTGGCACGTGATTAAAGTGTTGTACCGGACGTGA
- the sbmA gene encoding peptide antibiotic transporter SbmA, which produces MFDSFFPRPKLFFLSFVLWALFCVICWYAGGRELGADLSLGYLVGMAFPQPLLVDVAPAAQSAFQQAQERATDVWLYQYMFVCYALFIGVWLKYGGQKWARWSVAGSGLIVFITWFQVEVSVMLNEWYGNFYNLIQKALTNPNSISLGKFYGELTTVAVILFIAIMVAVCNNFFISHYVFRWRTAMTDYYTARWQQVRHIEGASQRIQEDTMRFASIMESLGVSLLNAVMTLIAFLPILWGLSGYVKTLPLIGDVSQGLVFVAIIWSIIGTALLAVAGVKLPGLEFKNQRVEAAYRKELVYGEDHDHRAEPQTLKELFSDVRHNYFRLYKHYVYFNIVRYGYLQVGTFIPIIALGPSIVAGAFTLGVMQRIINAFGQVEGSFQYLVNSWTTIVELLSIYKRLKAFEDEADGLQNIPLSENPAEN; this is translated from the coding sequence GTGTTTGATTCTTTCTTTCCGAGACCTAAATTATTTTTTCTCAGTTTTGTTCTTTGGGCACTGTTTTGTGTGATTTGCTGGTATGCCGGCGGACGTGAACTCGGTGCTGACCTTAGCCTCGGCTATCTGGTTGGGATGGCGTTTCCACAGCCGCTTTTGGTGGATGTCGCACCTGCGGCGCAGAGCGCTTTTCAACAAGCGCAAGAGAGAGCGACCGATGTTTGGTTATACCAGTATATGTTTGTCTGCTATGCCTTGTTTATTGGTGTTTGGTTAAAATACGGCGGACAAAAATGGGCTCGCTGGTCTGTCGCCGGTTCTGGTTTGATCGTCTTTATTACTTGGTTTCAGGTCGAAGTCAGTGTGATGCTCAATGAATGGTATGGTAATTTTTATAACCTGATTCAGAAGGCATTAACGAATCCCAATAGTATTAGCCTCGGTAAGTTTTATGGTGAACTGACAACGGTGGCTGTGATTCTGTTCATTGCCATTATGGTTGCAGTTTGTAATAACTTCTTTATCAGCCATTATGTGTTTCGGTGGCGTACCGCAATGACGGATTATTATACTGCCCGTTGGCAACAGGTTCGCCATATTGAGGGGGCATCACAGCGGATTCAGGAAGATACGATGCGTTTCGCTTCGATCATGGAAAGTTTAGGCGTCAGCTTATTAAATGCGGTGATGACCTTGATTGCTTTTCTGCCAATCTTATGGGGACTCTCCGGTTATGTGAAAACATTACCATTAATCGGCGATGTATCTCAGGGGTTGGTCTTCGTGGCCATTATCTGGTCGATTATCGGCACTGCATTACTGGCTGTTGCCGGGGTTAAATTGCCGGGATTAGAATTTAAGAATCAACGTGTTGAAGCGGCTTACAGAAAAGAATTGGTCTATGGTGAAGACCACGATCACCGTGCTGAACCGCAAACCTTAAAAGAATTATTCAGTGATGTTCGGCATAATTATTTCCGTCTTTATAAACATTATGTCTACTTTAATATTGTCCGTTACGGCTACTTACAAGTAGGCACATTTATCCCAATCATTGCGTTGGGGCCGTCGATTGTCGCAGGTGCTTTTACTCTGGGTGTCATGCAGCGAATTATCAATGCATTCGGACAGGTTGAAGGCTCTTTTCAGTATCTGGTTAACTCCTGGACGACAATTGTTGAATTATTGTCCATTTATAAGCGTCTCAAAGCATTTGAAGATGAGGCAGATGGTTTACAAAACATCCCGCTCAGCGAAAATCCAGCCGAAAATTAA
- a CDS encoding DUF3820 family protein, whose amino-acid sequence MLQKESLLKLATMKMPFGRYAGRVLIDLPEEYLLWFQNKGEFPQGELGELMQLCLTLKVEGLDRLVKPLKQQS is encoded by the coding sequence ATGCTACAAAAAGAAAGTTTGCTGAAACTGGCAACGATGAAAATGCCGTTTGGCCGTTATGCCGGTCGCGTATTAATTGATTTACCGGAAGAGTACTTATTGTGGTTTCAAAACAAAGGCGAGTTTCCTCAGGGAGAACTTGGGGAATTGATGCAACTCTGTTTGACTTTGAAAGTTGAGGGATTGGATCGTCTTGTGAAACCATTGAAGCAGCAATCTTGA